Proteins encoded by one window of Streptacidiphilus sp. PB12-B1b:
- the rpmG gene encoding 50S ribosomal protein L33, with product MARSDLRPVVRLRSTAGTGYTYVTRKNRRNDPDRLTLRKYDPRAARHVEFREAR from the coding sequence ATGGCCCGCAGTGACCTCCGCCCGGTCGTCCGGCTCCGTTCGACCGCCGGAACCGGCTACACGTACGTCACCCGAAAGAATCGCCGCAACGACCCCGATCGGTTGACGCTGCGCAAGTACGACCCGCGCGCCGCTCGCCACGTGGAGTTCCGCGAAGCGCGCTGA
- a CDS encoding glycoside hydrolase family 3 N-terminal domain-containing protein has product MDHPGNPLSRRSTLFAGAGLAAAAAGLCFAAPTAAEAGPASDLASRLTPEQLAGQRVVFSYPGTTVPQALLDRIAGGVVGGVILFGENVSSLAQVTAAVQQLHEAAQGSPVRAPLLVMTDQEGGRVRRLPGGPVLSQKQIGASPDPARAAAEAGREAGQLLRGAGLNVNLAPVLDVFRAPGDFIDQFGRSYSSNPEVVSVCGRAFIEAQQAAGVAATAKHFPGLGPAATGQNTDLGPVTLTTPLAELRGVDERPYGPAIAAGVDLAMVSWAVHTALDPHRPAGLSARVVEEELRRRHGFRGVTVTDAIDAGALKPFGTAPQNAVAAATAGMDLILEASRDVANGQAVVDGLAQALADGRLGFPGFTAALDRIIRLRQRLA; this is encoded by the coding sequence ATGGACCACCCGGGGAATCCGCTCTCCCGCCGCAGCACCCTGTTCGCCGGGGCCGGTCTCGCCGCCGCAGCGGCCGGGCTGTGCTTCGCCGCGCCGACCGCCGCCGAGGCGGGCCCCGCATCCGACCTGGCCTCCCGGCTGACGCCGGAGCAGCTGGCCGGGCAGCGGGTCGTCTTTTCGTACCCGGGCACCACCGTGCCGCAGGCACTGCTGGACCGGATCGCCGGCGGCGTGGTCGGCGGGGTCATCCTGTTCGGCGAGAACGTCTCCAGCCTGGCCCAGGTCACCGCGGCGGTGCAGCAGCTGCACGAGGCCGCCCAGGGCAGCCCGGTGCGTGCGCCGCTGCTGGTGATGACCGACCAGGAGGGCGGCAGGGTACGGCGGCTGCCGGGCGGCCCGGTGCTCTCGCAGAAGCAGATCGGCGCGTCGCCGGACCCGGCGCGGGCCGCGGCCGAGGCGGGCCGGGAGGCCGGGCAGCTGCTGCGCGGCGCCGGGCTGAACGTCAACCTGGCACCGGTGCTGGACGTCTTCCGCGCGCCGGGCGACTTCATCGACCAGTTCGGGCGTTCGTACAGTTCGAACCCGGAGGTGGTGTCGGTCTGCGGGCGGGCCTTCATCGAGGCGCAGCAGGCGGCCGGGGTGGCGGCCACCGCGAAGCACTTCCCCGGGCTGGGCCCGGCCGCCACCGGTCAGAACACCGATCTGGGGCCGGTCACGCTGACCACGCCGCTGGCGGAGCTGCGCGGCGTGGACGAGCGTCCGTACGGCCCGGCGATCGCCGCCGGGGTGGATCTGGCCATGGTGAGCTGGGCGGTCCACACGGCGCTGGACCCGCACCGCCCGGCGGGGCTGTCCGCGCGGGTGGTCGAGGAGGAGCTGCGGCGGCGGCACGGCTTCCGCGGCGTGACCGTCACCGATGCGATCGACGCGGGCGCGCTGAAGCCCTTCGGCACCGCCCCGCAGAACGCGGTGGCCGCCGCCACGGCCGGGATGGACCTGATCCTGGAGGCATCCCGCGACGTGGCCAACGGGCAGGCGGTGGTGGACGGCCTGGCGCAGGCCCTGGCCGATGGCCGCCTGGGCTTCCCGGGGTTCACGGCCGCGCTGGACCGGATCATCCGGCTGCGCCAACGCCTGGCCTGA